One genomic window of Coffea eugenioides isolate CCC68of chromosome 1, Ceug_1.0, whole genome shotgun sequence includes the following:
- the LOC113776286 gene encoding nitrogen regulatory protein P-II homolog yields MPTMALSSASAAAAKAANIMLPNSSPYSITCGFKQSQYRSSTAPPPFPIGRPLRFGDFFSDSQISLVHKCTTTTAAPTTNYSHLSTITAQVSVDYIPEASYYKVEAVLRPWRVPQVSSAMLKMGIRGVTVSDVRGFGVQGGLTERQAGSEFSEDKFVAKVKMEIVVSKNQVEAVIEKIIEEARTGEIGDGKIFVVPVADVIRVRTGERGET; encoded by the exons ATGCCAACGATGGCCTTATCATCAGCATCAGCGGCGGCGGCGAAAGCAGCAAACATAATGCTCCCAAACTCCTCCCCTTATAGTATTACTTGCGGTTTTAAACAATCCCAATATCGCAGTAGCACTGCTCCTCCTCCTTTTCCGATTGGCCGCCCCCTGCGGTTCGGTGACTTCTTCTCTGATTCTCAAATTAGTCTGGTCCACAAATGCACAACAACAACTGCAGCACCAACAACAAATTATTCTCATCTTTCAACAATTACAGCTCAGGTTTCCGTAG ATTATATTCCAGAGGCGAGTTATTacaaagttgaagctgttttGAG ACCCTGGAGGGTTCCGCAAGTCTCTTCG GCAATGTTGAAGATGGGCATTCGTGGTGTTACGGTTTCTGATGTTCGAGGCTTTGGTGTTCAGGGTGGCTTGACAGAAAGGCAAGCTG GCTCTGAGTTTTCTGAAGATAAATTTGTAGCAAAAGTTAAGATGGAGATTGTTGTTAGCAAGAACCAG GTTGAAGCAGTCATAGAAAAGATAATTGAAGAGGCAAGAACTGGAGAAATTGGTGATGGCAAGATTTTTG TGGTTCCTGTTGCAGAT